CGAAGAGAATCCCAGGGAACGAAACGATCAGCAGATCGATCGAGTCGACATGCAGCTCCTTCAGCACAAGATCGATCGCCTGTTTCGTGTGCGCGCATCGGCGTGACACGGGGATGCCGGGGAGGTAGAATAGTTTGACGGTGATGTCGTACTGGGAGCGTTCCTCGGCGAGGCCGCGCTGCGAGAAGTCCACGGCGGGGATGTATAGTGCGTCGTCATTCTTTCTTGTCCATGATGCGTAGCGTTCGGTTGAAGTTCCGTTGCTTGTGGCCGCGGTGGATTGTTGCGCGGTTTGGAAGTTTGCGCGGAGGGAATTGATCAGTTCGACGTTTGATTTGAACGTTGATGGTTGGCGGATGACGGAGGGACCGCCAGAGGTCATTATATTCCTGATAGAGATTTCTGTTAGTTCCGTGTGATGTGCGATTGTGCTTGTTCGAGGGTGGGCGTTGGGTGGTGGGCTAGGCAGGGATGGCAGGGATCACGTACGAGGTAGAGAGGATTAACTTCATGGTCGCCGATGATGACAGGCTTGAGAGTACAAAAGGACTATTTTCGCTCTAAAGAGTTTCCCTGTTCAAGAGGGCGGAGAGAGCGGGATTGGAGTTGgaaggtggtgatggtggggTTGCAGATGTCAAAAGTATCGATTGCTAAGCAGCGCGGGGGCCGATCTTCTACTACTACTCTATCTCTTATCACACACCAACTATCTACATCCACCCATCTAATCATAGTCAAGAGTAGGATCCCAGTCCGTCGGTGAATACTCTCCCGTGTGCAGAGTCTTCATATCCTCATCCGACAGTTCGAAATCAAACACCTCCGCGTTCTCCTGGATGCGATTGGGCGTGACGGATTTGGGAAGTGGTACAAGGCCCTGAAACCAGTCAATTACCATCCAGTCAGTCTACATTCTACCACCAGATAAAGGTAGATTTGATGGAgcaaaaaaaagcaaaaaaggtAGAACTAACCTTCTGCAACCCCCACCGAATCATAATCTGTGCCGGCGACTTGCCATACTTCTTCCCCAGATTTGCCAACAGcggctccttcatcctctcACCATGCGCCAAAGGCGAATACGCCTCGACAATGATATCCCGCTTCTGGAGCCACTCGATGATCCCCGACCGGTCACACCACGGGTGTATCTCGTACTGCCCGACATCGATCTTGCTCCCGTCGCCGCTGGACTGGATGTACGCCTCTAGTTCGTCAAGGTGATGGATGCCGTAGTTCGAGACGCCGATGGATTTGGTCTTTCCAGCTCTCTGGGCTTCAACGAGGGCTTTCCACGAGCCGAGTCGGGCTTCTTTTCCGCCGTAGGGAGCGTGGAGGAGAACTCTACATgacaaaaaaagaatcaCATAGATAGTTAGACTAGCTGGACAAGCTGTAGGATTTATGGGGGAAAAGACCGGAACCAAACTCACAGGTCGAAGTAATCCTGCTCCGCGGTTTTCAGGCTCGACTCGATCGCCCGCTTGGTAGCATTGTACCCCATTGACCCCGGGGGAATCTTAGTAGTGAAGAAGATCTCGGATCTGTCGATCCCGGAGGCAGCTATTGCACGCCCGCAAGGCTTTTCGTTGCGATACATAATTGCGGAGTCGACCTGTTTAAATTAATTAGGTCAATTGAGTTATGAGAAACGGGGGTAGTACATGGCGATATCCGATGCGCAGAGCCTCTCGAGTGGTCTGCTCTGTTTTGGATGCTGGACTGGACGTCACCTAGTTAGTCCAAGTCTCTAGATTCGATAGGACGAGAGATTTACATCATATAGACCTGGCTTCTGTTAGTGAAACTGCTGGCTCTTGTTGTGACGGATTGCTTACACCATATCCTAGGATAGGAATCTCGTGGCCCGAGTTCATTCGGTAGGTGGAGCGAAGACCCTTGAGGGCAGCCATGATTGTTTTTATTGCTAGAACTGGAATAAGGATACAGAAACAGGAGAGTTAACGAGTTGAGTGAGGGCAAAGGTGAGAGttgagttggagttggggtATTTATACAGATGAGATCATTGATTGGAAATCTAGTGGGGCTCTACTTATTACTCTCCCGTAAAGCACTGCACTCTTCTGCTATACTATGCAAAGACCAGTTATTTGACATTCCAGCCATTATTGCGTCCAGAATTTGTAGACCAGCACTATAGCTTTAACCTCCATATGTTAGACTTCGTATTGCCTACTTGATCTGTAGAGGACTGGGTAATGAGGGTTGTGGACAATGTTTATGAAGATTAAATTACAGGTATCTGAAGCGTAAGAGACCCTTGCACTAGAGTTCTTGGTGGGATATCACCTTCAATTTGATGATCGCATATTTCCCCAAGTCTACACGGACATGGAGAATAGCCCACTGGCAGAGTACTGACGCTGTCGTACTTCAATTGCTGAAAATcaagatatattatatatacacGGTGTCAATGCCATGAGCGCTGCGGTGTAAGCAAAAGGGCCAACGAACGACAATTCTTTATGCGAGTGTAGAAAGCCCTGGTGAGACCCCCAACTCCGAAAACAGGTATAAAATTTGCAGAGAATAGAATTAGGACAGCTGTATATCAACCTCGGCCTCACATACTAGTTCAATTGGACGTAGTTCGCTGCAACGCGTTAGTAAAGATTTGCAATGGTTTAAAAGGAGTAGATTACCTGGGAACTGTCCTTCTCGCCCGTCAACACGGCCTGACCACCACTCGTTTGTGTTGTCCGTCCGCTGTATGATTTCGATGACTTCACCGGCACTGAAGCTCAAGTCACCGTGAGCCTGTGCTTCATAATCGTACAGTGCTGTAACCGTCTCGGCAGGGGCGCTGAATCGAGAAGGCTTCGGCTTTGGGGGTGGGGGTGCTGGCTTTTTGGCTGCAGCGGCGGCAAGGGCGCTTCCGCTGGAAGAGCCGGGGGAGtagggaggtggtggattgtCGACAACATCGGGATCGCTGGCCTTTGATCCAAAGCGGCCCTTCTCGGCAGCCAGTTTGTCTTTAACACTCATCTTCGAGCCTGCTCCTGGGCGGCGACCACCTGTCGTCTTGTAGTGGACAATAGTGAGCTCTTcagccttctccttggcGTCTCCGCGCTTCTCGTCGTATGCCTCCTCAATATCCCGCGTTAAGTCAAAATAGCCAATGTTAATGCCTTGCATCTTGTCGTGCAATGTGTAGAAGACGTTCAACTGCATGTAGTAGAAGGATTGGAATAGCGGTCGGATGAATTCAGCCTCGAGCTGGAACAGTTTGGGCAGCTCTTCCTTGAGCAGGTCGTTATAGCCGTTGAACTCTGATGTAGCTTGCTCCACATCACCCTCAGCCTTATAGAgagccttctcatccttcagcGACTTGTCCTTCTTATCTTGAAGCTTCTTGAGCGTGGCACGATGACGGTCGTAGTCCAGCTGTTTATGGTCTCGCTTAACGCCAACCTTGCGAATCGCCTTAATCACTTCCAAGAGTTGCTGCGCAGGGCTGACGACGCGAGAGTCAATCATCTCCAGCTCAGGCCCTAGTGATTCCTTCAAGTCCTGCACGATTGCTTCATATTCCTCGCAGGCCCGAATCCCTTCGGGGTTCCCTTCAATCGTATATGTGCTTGGGTCGGAGGCACGGCCAGAGATGGGTTTGTATAATTCTGTCATGGCCTTGGAGAATTCGATCTGGTGGTCCAACATGCCTAAGCGGGGTACATGTCAGACCGGCTTGAGGCGGGAGTCGTCCATAGAGATAAACTTACCATTCACGGCGTCGAAGTACTTCTTTGACTCATCGTGAAGTTTCTTAGTCTCCTTCTCGAGTTCCTGAAATCGGCGTTCTGCATCGGAGTAGACCGCGTCCTGGGTATGCTCGCCAATGTTGAACTTGGCCTTGAAGTTTTGCGGGGCGCGGACAAGGCTCTTCTGGAAACCCTTTAAACTCATCTCGCACACTGGGTGTTTCGGGAGGCAGCGGAATTGCTCGGTATGGGGTAAAAGGGGTGGTTTGAGGTGGATAACGAGAAAGGaaggggggaagaagaacgagaaACAGGGCTGAAGAAGTAAGTGGGGAGAACGTGGGAATTGGCTGGTTTGCTGGTGCCTTGACTTTCACGAACGCTGACGCTCACAGTTAGACTGTTTGCCTGTGGCTGAGCTGTCTATGACATAATAGGGCCGAAATCGTGGCTGTGACATGGCTCGTGACGGGCCCGTGACTGGGCAAGGGACATTCCAGCTCCACTCTCCAGTCCAACTCTGTACGTAGTTTGTACTCCGTCCAGTCCCTTGGTGAACAACAACTTCATGTTGATGGCTCCTGATGATGGTTATTGTTCCCCGACGGCGATGAGTATGAGATCTCAGTATCCTTCAAATTACGGGGTGTCGTACTGTGGTTTGCCATGACTTTACTCCGGTCCGGGACACGGGCGTTCCAAGACAGCAGTAATCATGCTATCAAGGGTTGCAGGAATTCCATAAGCATGCATGCCCAGGAGGCTGAGTTCCTACCGACATATACGTTTTCTTAAACCAAAATACCGTCGCGACTAAGGCTACCGCATAGGCAATCGTCGGCCCGTCTCTTGATTTCTGACTTGATCAGTCTCAACGCGTGTCCCTTGGTCGTCTGGGTGCCAACCAATCTATTTCTGCAATTCATCCTTCATCGAGGGTCGGACCAGCCGCAAGCACCTAGGTACACAGATAGGCAAGGACGACTCGTGCCCCGTAGATTGGACGCGCCTTCTCATCTTGACAAGAGTAACCCCAGTTTTAATACGCAGGAGCGACTCGCGGGCGCGGAACAGGCGAAAAAGGCAGGTACGGCGGTTGGGTTGAAGCTGTTATTGACGTTGGTATCATTTTGGTTGCAGGCATCATTATACAATTGTATTTGTTGACTAGAATATCTGATTTGTTAAGTTTATCGCTAGTGTTTATACTCTGGTGGGGCAGTCtggatattatatatatcagggGAAAACCACGAAATTTCAATGGAATCGCAACTAGACAGCATCGAATGCCTTAGCAAGACACATACTACTGGATTAATTTTAATGCTCGTCGATACTACGGAGTAAGGGCCAATTTGAACAGGGTTCGTGCGGGTCTTTCAGTCTACTATTCGATCCCCAGCATAGGTGTTTATCTTACCAACAGAATCGCCTCTGCGGTACGGGAAACTTGCCAACAAACTTTAACAACTAGTGAGGTAATCGTAAAGAGTCATTGAAGAATCTCATTTAAGGGTACTTTTGAAATAATCAGGGAATGAAGCTGATAGTGGTCTATAGTTGCCGATGTCGATGGTCTAGAAAAAGCTTGAAACTTGCTTGGAGTGTTTGCCTTGGTACAGAGAGGAAAACAGCTCTCCTGTTCTCTCTGGTCTGGACCTTATAAGAGTTGGAACTGCTATAGGTAGACAAACCTACCAGGTAGGTGCTtttgtactccgtagaaGACCCCCGGATGTCCGATCTCCGACCACGGTCGGATATAAACCCGATCAGGAATAGCGGCTTGGCAATGATATAACGGCCCCGACTTTTTCGCACGTCACCGTCAGCTCCTCTCTTAACAAACCTCAGACATATTGCCATCATCCACCATCACAACACCAGCTGGATCATTTTATGTTGGGGCTGTAAATTGCTATCCATCATGTCTAGCGTGGCTCCTTTCGCCTTGAGACAGGCATCCCGAGCCTATGCGCGCCGGCTGTCGTCAGCACAGCACCTGCTTTCCCGGCGGGCGCTCGCCACCCCTGCCTACAGGACCTATGTCACCGAGACCAAGGCTGGAAATGCCCAGGTATCCGTCGACACCGCCATCAAGCAGGAACAGAAGGAATTTCTTAAGAAGACTGGCCTTGCGCCAGGCAGCGCCGACCTTCCGGCCTCTGGTGTCTCCGGAGATGCTGCCATGAGCCCGGCCGCGGGGATCCTCGGACAGGCTACGATAATGGACGAGGGAACGCGACCGATCTATCTCGATGCGCAGGCGACTACCCCGACCGACCCTCGTGTTCTCGATGCAATGCTCCCCTATCTTACCGGAATTTATGGAAACCCGCACTCGCGGACGCACGCCTACGGCTGGGAGTCGGAAAAGGCCGTTGAGCAGGCCCGTGGATATATCGCCAACCTGATTGGTGCTGATGCAAAGGAGATTGTATTTACGAGTGGTGCTACGGAGAGCAATAACATGAGTATCAAGGGTGTGGCTCGGTTCTTTGGCCgctctggaaagaagaagcacaTTATTACGTCTCAGACAGAGCACAAGTGTGTCCTTGACAGCTGCCGACATCTTCAGGATGAGGGTTTTGATGTCACGTATCTGCCTGTCCAGAATAACGGTCTCATCAAGATCGAAGACCTGCAGGCTGCTCTGCGCCCAGACACTGCTCTTGTTAGTATCATGGCTGTCAACAACGAGATTGGTGTTGTTCAGCCTTTGGAGGAGATTGGAAAGCTTTGCCGCTCGAAGAAGGTCTTCTTCCACACCGATGCCGCTCAGGCTGTCGGCAAGATTCCGCTTGACGTCAACAAGATGAACATCGACCTGCTATCCATCTCGAGTCACAAGGTCTACGGCCCCAAGGGTATTGGTGCGTGCTTTGTCCGTCGCCGACCAAGAGTCCGTCTCGAACCTATCATCTCCGGTGGTGGGCAGGAGCGTGGTCTGCGTAGTGGTACGCTCGCTCCTCACCTGGTTGTTGGATTTGGCGAGGCCTGCCGCGTTGCCGCTCAAGATATGGAGGTAAGCTTGCCATTTGTTTGAtatgtttttgtttctgcgACGAAGATTATGTGCTTTATTATGCTTTTTTGAGAGGTTACCGGGGTAGCTACACGCCTTGCGTGTCCTGTGGCCTTTGAAGAATGTAGCAGGGGTGATGAGTCGAGATTTTATTCAGATTTAGAAGCATGGGAGTGAGAACCTCAACTGACTGACTGTCTAGTATGACTCCAAGTACATTACGCGACTGGCCAAGCGCCTGTCGGACGGTCTCCTGGCTATGGAACACACCGCACTCAACGGTGACGCCGAACGCCGCTACCCCGGATGTGTCAATGTCTCGTTTGCATACGTCGAGGGCGAGTCTCTTCTGATGGCCCTGAAGGACATTGCGTTGTCATCCGGTAGCGCGTGTACGTCCGCCTCGTTGGAGCCCAGCTACGTTCTCCGTGCACTCGGCAGCAGTGACGAGAGCGCCCACAGCAGTATCAGATTTGGTATTGGGCGATTCACGACGGAGGCCGAGATTGACTATGTGCTGAAGGCCGTGCGGGAGCGAGTGGACTTCCTGCGGGAGCTGAGCCCGCTGTGGGAGCTGGTGCAGGAAGGAGTTGACTTGAACACGATTGAGTGGAGTGGCCATTAGTATACTGGTATTTTGCAGTGTTTTCCGTGGCGTTAGATCTTGTAACATATGTACAGAATGATAATACATCACATGACCTCAATCAAAAAGTAGCAGGATGGAGAGAGTCGAGTAGAGACCCAGTGTAAATCAGGAAGACACAGCCGGACTCCATCACTCCATAGGCAGCAGATCATCCGCACACCGAGACTGAAACGGGGTGGCGTGGGTGGGAGCGAGAGACGCTAACTCTCGCTTAATTCTCGGCTGGTGAATCTGCACCCACACTTTGCAGCAAGTTGCTTCCGGCTCTTTCTCTAGCACGCCCGCTACCACTCGCGCTACCACCCATTCTTATCGGACCCCTCTCGCTTCCACCCAACGCCTCGCTGGTGTCTGTTCTGCATCTATAGACTGGGCTATAGACTCAACGGCCAAGTATGGGGTATATAGCTCTGCTGTCAACATGCAACTCCCGCTGAACTCCCTCCTACTTCCCCGTACAACTCTCCTTTTTTTCCAGCACCTCCCCCCGTCTCGTCTCCTGCCTGCTCCCTTCCATCACACTCAATACACCCCTCTAAAACACCACGCGAGGCAAATAATGATCCCGTGCTCGCCTTCCAACTTGGCCCACTTGGCCCCCGGTTGACCTCGTAGCTGCTCCGATCCAACCTGTTTCCACGGTCTGGCTCGCCTTTAATAATCAATTATGATCATCTGGCAGCGAATCGCGTGTCTGGCCACG
The nucleotide sequence above comes from Aspergillus puulaauensis MK2 DNA, chromosome 3, nearly complete sequence. Encoded proteins:
- a CDS encoding aldo/keto reductase family protein (COG:S;~EggNog:ENOG410PJMQ;~InterPro:IPR018170,IPR020471,IPR036812,IPR023210;~PFAM:PF00248;~go_function: GO:0016491 - oxidoreductase activity [Evidence IEA];~go_process: GO:0055114 - oxidation-reduction process [Evidence IEA]); translated protein: MIPASKTEQTTREALRIGYRHVDSAIMYRNEKPCGRAIAASGIDRSEIFFTTKIPPGSMGYNATKRAIESSLKTAEQDYFDLVLLHAPYGGKEARLGSWKALVEAQRAGKTKSIGVSNYGIHHLDELEAYIQSSGDGSKIDVGQYEIHPWCDRSGIIEWLQKRDIIVEAYSPLAHGERMKEPLLANLGKKYGKSPAQIMIRWGLQKGLVPLPKSVTPNRIQENAEVFDFELSDEDMKTLHTGEYSPTDWDPTLDYD
- a CDS encoding amphiphysin (BUSCO:EOG09262PPU;~COG:T;~EggNog:ENOG410QE91;~InterPro:IPR004148,IPR027267,IPR036028,IPR001452;~PFAM:PF03114,PF00018,PF14604,PF07653;~go_component: GO:0005737 - cytoplasm [Evidence IEA];~go_function: GO:0005515 - protein binding [Evidence IEA]) encodes the protein MSLKGFQKSLVRAPQNFKAKFNIGEHTQDAVYSDAERRFQELEKETKKLHDESKKYFDAVNGMLDHQIEFSKAMTELYKPISGRASDPSTYTIEGNPEGIRACEEYEAIVQDLKESLGPELEMIDSRVVSPAQQLLEVIKAIRKVGVKRDHKQLDYDRHRATLKKLQDKKDKSLKDEKALYKAEGDVEQATSEFNGYNDLLKEELPKLFQLEAEFIRPLFQSFYYMQLNVFYTLHDKMQGINIGYFDLTRDIEEAYDEKRGDAKEKAEELTIVHYKTTGGRRPGAGSKMSVKDKLAAEKGRFGSKASDPDVVDNPPPPYSPGSSSGSALAAAAAKKPAPPPPKPKPSRFSAPAETVTALYDYEAQAHGDLSFSAGEVIEIIQRTDNTNEWWSGRVDGREGQFPANYVQLN
- the NFS1 gene encoding IscS subfamily cysteine desulfurase (BUSCO:EOG09261Y04;~COG:E;~EggNog:ENOG410PFTC;~InterPro:IPR010240,IPR015424,IPR000192,IPR020578, IPR015421,IPR015422;~PFAM:PF00266;~go_function: GO:0003824 - catalytic activity [Evidence IEA];~go_function: GO:0030170 - pyridoxal phosphate binding [Evidence IEA];~go_function: GO:0031071 - cysteine desulfurase activity [Evidence IEA];~go_process: GO:0044571 - [2Fe-2S] cluster assembly [Evidence IEA]), with protein sequence MSSVAPFALRQASRAYARRLSSAQHLLSRRALATPAYRTYVTETKAGNAQVSVDTAIKQEQKEFLKKTGLAPGSADLPASGVSGDAAMSPAAGILGQATIMDEGTRPIYLDAQATTPTDPRVLDAMLPYLTGIYGNPHSRTHAYGWESEKAVEQARGYIANLIGADAKEIVFTSGATESNNMSIKGVARFFGRSGKKKHIITSQTEHKCVLDSCRHLQDEGFDVTYLPVQNNGLIKIEDLQAALRPDTALVSIMAVNNEIGVVQPLEEIGKLCRSKKVFFHTDAAQAVGKIPLDVNKMNIDLLSISSHKVYGPKGIGACFVRRRPRVRLEPIISGGGQERGLRSGTLAPHLVVGFGEACRVAAQDMEYDSKYITRLAKRLSDGLLAMEHTALNGDAERRYPGCVNVSFAYVEGESLLMALKDIALSSGSACTSASLEPSYVLRALGSSDESAHSSIRFGIGRFTTEAEIDYVLKAVRERVDFLRELSPLWELVQEGVDLNTIEWSGH